Proteins found in one Thermaerobacter subterraneus DSM 13965 genomic segment:
- a CDS encoding HIT family protein: MERCPFCHLAIDPEQRVVLQNEHCLFLQKPQKVLIGSGVIVPKQHRETVLDLTEEEWAATFSLLQDVKRLLDEQCRPDGYNLGWNCGPTAGQHIMHAHLHVIPRFRDEPLAGKGIRYWLKSEDNRRHHTGPH; the protein is encoded by the coding sequence GTGGAACGGTGCCCGTTTTGTCACCTGGCCATTGACCCGGAACAACGGGTCGTGCTGCAGAACGAGCATTGTCTCTTCCTGCAAAAGCCGCAAAAGGTTCTGATCGGGTCTGGCGTGATCGTCCCGAAGCAGCACCGGGAGACGGTCTTGGACTTGACCGAGGAGGAGTGGGCGGCCACTTTTTCGTTGCTACAGGACGTGAAGCGGCTGCTCGACGAGCAATGCCGTCCCGATGGGTACAACCTTGGGTGGAATTGCGGTCCCACCGCCGGGCAGCACATCATGCATGCTCACCTGCATGTGATCCCGCGCTTTCGGGACGAGCCCCTGGCCGGCAAGGGAATCCGGTACTGGCTGAAGAGCGAGGATAACCGGCGGCATCACACCGGGCCGCATTGA